The nucleotide window ACGCTGAGCTTCCGCGGGCTGAACGCGCCGGTGTACTACCTGCACACCGACCGCGGGCACATGGCCGACATCACCGGCTGCGGCAACACCCTGGAGGCGGGCTCGCCGACCGTGGTCCGGCTGGTCACCGACTCGCTGCGGTACTGGACGCAGGAGATGGGCGTCGACGGCTTCCGGTTCGACCTCGCCAGCACGCTCGGGCGGCCGCGCGGCGGCGCGTTCGACGACGCCTCGACGCTGCTGACGGCGATCACCACCGACCCGGTGCTCTCGCGGTGCAAGCTGATCGCCGAGCCGTGGGACGCGACCGGCGAGGGCTACCGCGTCGGCGGCTTCGGCGCCCAGTGGGCGGAGTGGAACGGCCGCTACCGCGACACCGTGCGCGACTTCTGGCGCGGCGCGACCGGCGTCCGCGACCTGGCTTACCGGCTGTCCGGTTCGTCCGACCTGTACGACCACAACCTGCGGCGGCCGTGGCAGTCGATCAACTTCGTCACCGCGCACGACGGCTTCACCCTGCGGGACCTGGTGTCGTACAACGAAAAGCACAACGAGGCCAACGGCGAGGACAACCGCGACGGCACCAACGACAACCGCTCGTGGAACCACGGCGCCGAGGGCGACACCGCCGACCCGGGGATCCGGGAGCTGCGGGCCCGGCAGGCCCGGAACATGTTCGCGACGCTGCTGCTGTCCACCGGCACCCCGATGCTGACCATGGGCGACGAGTTCTGGCGCACCCAGCGCGGCAACAACAACGCGTACTGCCTCGACGACGAGACGTCGTGGTTCGACTGGACCCCGGACGACCCGGAGGCCGAAGCGATGCTGGCGTTCGCCCGCCGGGTGGTGCGGCTGCGCGCGAACAGCCCGGCGCTGCGGCAGCCGGAGTTCTTCGAGGGCCGGACCACGCCGACCGGCAAGCCCGACCTGGTCTGGTTCCGCCCGGACGGCGAGGAGTTCGGCGAGAGCGACTGGTTCGAGGACCGCCACACGCTCGGCATGTGGATCGACGGCTCGAACAGCCAGGCCCGCAACCGCGAGGGCGAGCTGGTGCCGGACCACTCGTGGCTGCTGTGGCTGCACGCGGGCGACGCCCCGGCCGAGGTGATCCTCCCGGGCCGCGAGTACGGCGAGACGTTCAAGCCGACCCTGGACACGAGCACCGCCGACGGCAGCCCGGCCAACCCGGGCCCGCTCGAAGCGAAGAGCCGCCTGACGCTCCAGTCCCGCTCCCTGCTCCTGCTGCGAGCCCCCCGCCTGGCGGCGGAACCCCACCCCGAACCCTACTGACCGGTACGCGGTGGGCCGGGACGTCATGAAAGAGTCGTTCATGACGTCCGGCGTCATGAACGACTCTTTCATGACGTCTCCGGCGGTACGCGAATCGTCCGTTCGGGTACGGGTGTTGGCCGTTCGGGTTCGCGTGTCGGCGCGCGCCTGGGCGTAACCTGCCGGACATCCGCTCGAAATTCGTTGCGGCGAAAGCGTTTCGGATGATCCGGTTTGGGTACAGGGATAGAGAACCCTGCCTCGTGGGCGCTTGATCGAGTCAGGCAGACTGTCGCCGTCTGCGTCCAACCGACACACCGAGGGGCGTTGCCCATGACCGGCCGGCTCGGCATCGACGACGTCTCCCCCAGCGTGAGCTGCGGCCGGTATCCGGCCAAAGCCGTTGTGGGGGAACACATCCCGGTCTTCGCGACCGTCTGGCGCGAGGGCCACGACGCCGTCGCGGCCACGGTCGCGTGGCGTGGTCCGGAAGACCGGCTGACCCGCCAGACGCGGATGGTGCCGCGCGGCCCCGACCACCCCGACGAGTTCGCCGCGGTGATCGCCCCGGACACCACCGGCCTCTGGACGTTCCGGATCGACGCGTGGGGCGACCCCTGGGCGACGTGGGAACACGCCGTCGAGGTGAAGGTCGCCGCCGGGCAGGGGCCCGAAGACCTCGCCAACGACCTCGAGAACGGCGCCCGGCTCATCGAGCGCGTCTCCCGCCGCCCCGACCGCCGGGGGGAGAAGGCGCTCCTGGTCGGTGCGGTGAAGGCCCTGCGCGACGAGGAACGCAGCCTCGCCGAGCGCGTCGGGCCCGCGCTCTCGCCCGAGGTCCGCCAGGTCATGCACGAGTTCCCGGTGCGCGAGCTGATCACCAAGGGCAAGCCGCACAAGGTGTGGGTCGACCGCCGCCGCGCCGCGTACGGCTCGTGGTACGAGCTGTTCCCCCGCTCCACCGGCGGCCTCGACGCCGAGGGCAAGCCGGTGCACGGCACGTTCGCCACCGCCGCGACCGCGCTCGACCGGGTCGCGAAGATGGGCTTCGACGTCGTCTACCTCCCGCCGATTCACCCGATCGGGCGAGTGAACCGCAAGGGACCCAACAACACCCTCGACGCCAAGCCGGAGGACGTCGGCTCGCCGTGGGCGATCGGCGCCGACGAGGGCGGCCACGACTCGATCCACCCCGAGCTGGGCACCTTCGAGGACTTCGACGCGTTCGT belongs to Amycolatopsis tolypomycina and includes:
- the glgX gene encoding glycogen debranching protein GlgX, with protein sequence MATRPSADHVLAGRPFPLGAHPEAGGVRFAITSAVADAVDLCLIDADGSERRIALTERTFGVWHGLVPGVTPGQRYGYRIHGPYDPARGLRCNPHKLLVDPYARQITGGLTDLAAAQGFTGDPERGPMSTVDSRGSVPLSVVTSPGGPDTGIKPEVPFEEAVVYELHVKGFTRQHPFIPEALRGTYLGLAHPVAIEYLTRLGVTSVELLPVHAFLDEPSLMRAGRHNYWGYSPLGFFAPHAGYASEPGHEVEEFRLMVAALHAAGIEVILDVVFNHTCEGGPDGPTLSFRGLNAPVYYLHTDRGHMADITGCGNTLEAGSPTVVRLVTDSLRYWTQEMGVDGFRFDLASTLGRPRGGAFDDASTLLTAITTDPVLSRCKLIAEPWDATGEGYRVGGFGAQWAEWNGRYRDTVRDFWRGATGVRDLAYRLSGSSDLYDHNLRRPWQSINFVTAHDGFTLRDLVSYNEKHNEANGEDNRDGTNDNRSWNHGAEGDTADPGIRELRARQARNMFATLLLSTGTPMLTMGDEFWRTQRGNNNAYCLDDETSWFDWTPDDPEAEAMLAFARRVVRLRANSPALRQPEFFEGRTTPTGKPDLVWFRPDGEEFGESDWFEDRHTLGMWIDGSNSQARNREGELVPDHSWLLWLHAGDAPAEVILPGREYGETFKPTLDTSTADGSPANPGPLEAKSRLTLQSRSLLLLRAPRLAAEPHPEPY